In Fusarium fujikuroi IMI 58289 draft genome, chromosome FFUJ_chr02, the genomic stretch AAGGGTAGCAATGGTGAGTGACAAGTGACACTTCAGGGCAGCAAAAGAGGCTTCGGGGTCTCGGACAGAGCGCGAAAGATGATATTTCCGCAGGCGGAATTTGGAGGTGGCGAGACAAGGCAGACGCAGTGGGAGACAGCGGATCCTCACTCATACGATCAAGGATGACAGTGGAACCCGTCAGGTTATGATGATGGGGGGCAAATTTTGGAGactgtttctttttctccatTCTTCATCGGTGATGATTCTGCGGTGAAGACAAAGCGAGATTGGAGTGATCGTCTACATAAAATGAGAATATTCAGAGGGAGGCTGGTGATCAAATTATGTATCGATGATACGGGGATAAGAGGAGACTGCTACACTTATCATGAGAACAAACAATTGGAGGAGGTTCAGCAGCCGTGGCGTCATCGCTTTCAGTTCCTGCACCACACTCAATCCCCTGAAGTGGAGGACGCCACTTCACCAGGAGGACCCCTGCACCTAATTGCTTCTGGAAAAACTGCCTGAaggtctctctctctctctctttttctgCAGAAAGAGGCGTAAACTGACTCATAAATTGTTCAAAAACGGTACATGTCAGCATATCACGACTCATAATGCCCATCATCAGTCCCCAACTCACGACAATCACTCTAAGTCGTACAGTGACTGAACGTCACTTCGGTTACTCCAAAAGAGCCGCCCAGCCAAACCCTGCAATATGCGGAAGCGCTATCAGTACCCCTGAACAAAAAAACAGGAGGCTCAAAAAACAATGGATTCTAATTTGGGCGCATCGATCATTCGATGTGATAACAGTATCCGTCTTGTAGCCGACTGACAACCGAGGATAAAGTGCAAGCTAAATTTCCTCATTAACCAGACATTCCCCTCTGAGGAATTAGGCTCAGAGAGTAAACGGCCCTTTTCCTGGTCTTCTCTCgtgatcttgttgatcttgttgcgTTCTTTCATCGGAGGATGAGCCCTTGAGAGACGACTGCCGACGTTGATTAGCTTGGCTGGGCAACCCGTTCTACAAGACTGGGGGTGCATTCTGCTGAGTGCAAGCCATGCAGATGAGTTTGTGGTTGGGGTCTGGCACTTGAATCGAGTTGGAGTAGGGcgagaagagggagggcTTTTTCACGATGCATCGGGTCTTGGCTCATTAACTCGCTATTCCCGCCTGATCTCTCTAGGTCTTCTCCAAATTCCTTGCCCTGAGGAGAACCCTACCACTTCCTCGCTCAGGCCCTCTTTTTGGAGAACAAGTTTAGACTTGGCAGTTGTCATAACGAAACGCTGCTGTATCCGTTTCTATGTCACGGTGATTTCATGATTGTAGTTCTCGCTCTTGGCTCTTTGTTCATTCGAGCCAACGCTTTCTCTCGAGCTGCACAACTGCATAATGATCACCCCTTCAAACGAGTGAGTGTCCCTCTGCATCGCATAACCGAGGACTGCACCGTGCTCTCTACATGTGTATGAATGTAAATCAACGGATAAGTCGGCGTCAGATAAAATGGGTCTTTTGCCTCTCCTTCGCAAAATCAGTGACGAAAGTGATGCTGCTCAGGCCCACCTTCGGCCATCGTCCAGAGCTTCTCTCCTCATTGTTTATCTCGACGAGATTCTGGGGAAATAAATCGGGATCTTTGACCCCAGAGTCTGCCCCAGATTTTTTAATTCAAGTTTAAATCTCCAGACTTTTTGGTggttttcttgtcttgttctggTTGAAGCCTTTTGGGCTGTaagttggtgatgctgtCATGGGCGTGCACCAACCTGATCAACTCACACCCCTGCTAGAATTTCTCCAATTCCTAATGAGCGTACCCCTCACATCCCACGCCCTTGGCTTTTTTTCCCTCTGTTGCATCTCGGCCGCAGCCGTCGGAGGGAAAAAACCCATCAGCGTCCTtggtgtgtgtgtgtgtgccCCTGCCACTAAGCGTCAACATTGCCGACCCTCCCATTTGAACCAGACTTTGCATCATGGTCTCTCAACTAAATTCTTTAGCAAAATCACCACGTGCTCCAGAAAGCTAATTTCTTGGAAAATATGGACCTTGTAGTGAAATCTTTGCTGGTTTGTAAGGCAGATCACCACTGCTGTGTGGGCGCTAGGTGGACATTCCGCGTGGCTCTCCACGTTTTGACCGTGAGGCGGCGACCTGGTTGATCGCCCTGACTTTTGAGCGTAATGAGCTTTGGGTTTTCTACTCTAATATTGAGGTTGTTTCGATAAGATTGGGGTTTCGGGATACATGAGTTGCGGGGAGGAGTCTCCGGCTACAATGGTTGGTGCTTCAATCGCCCAAAATGCGGTTTGCAGTCAAGACTCCAAGTGATGTTTGCTCATAACAAACATGACTACGGATACTAACATTGAATTTTGGCTTCATTCTTAGTCCATGGAAGTTACGAAAAGATATAGACATGTAACCGTGTATTGCTCAGGCCAGAGAGTTCacgatcttgatgattgatCGACTGatgatcttcagcttcaaattCACCCACACGATCTTCCTTGATCTCTGCCGACATCAACTCCCGAAAGCCTCTTCTTACCTGTAATCTTTAGTCAAATAtactgtactccgtatttcTCACACAATCATCTTCTCCGCAAAGTCGAGGGATAACCCCAGCACCACCGGATGGATCTCAGATGTATGTACCTTTTGCTAGGGCCAACATGCTGCATATCATGCTATGTAATCCGCAATACGCGCTTGTTCACACGCTGAAACGTCTGGAATTCAAAGACCGACGGCATCTTTTACGGTCACTCTTTGGTCGTGCGAGGAGATCATCCATTCAATTTCAATTTTCTCCTCATGTCTTCCCCACAATGTGATTGTATTCCCCGCGGGTTGTGGTGTTCTCCGGATTGTTGGGGTTAGGGTTTGTGTGTTTTTGATGTTAATGAGGGTTCTTTGTCTGCATTAGCAGCCAATTGAAACAATCAAAGGGGAAGTCCTCATTTATTTGTGGTTTTGTTTAGACTTTACCGGAAATATGTGTTTTGTTTGtcaggagaggaagagatcatgAGGTGGACAATCCGGGCCGTTGAGCCTTGCCATGTCACCCTCATGGACTCATAGTCACCACCACGATAACAGATTTGTTCTTATTGAATGTGCATTGTCTATATATTTGAGCATCATTGAACATAATGGTCATCTTTTGCCCAATTGATATACTTGATGTTCCCCCCAAATCTGCAgctgttgttgatcttgCACCCCCATTCTAGACCCTTTCGACCCCAACAACTGAAGCGGCCTACCCTGGTcgttttctttctccacGCCCACgccctcgtcgtcgtcggggCACTCCACCGTCACTCCACCTACGTACCCATATCACTCCACAGCACGGTCTCTGCTCTGCCTTCTGCCCCCGTCTCCAGAACCTAATTTGATATCCATTCTCTCTTCAATTCCCGTGTTGAGTTCTCTGCCCTGGTCTAGTTAGTCCGTCCTGCTTTATAAATCTGTCTTGTCTCCCGTTGCCACTTTCGATCTCGTTGTTTTCCTTGCTATTCATCTCACGCTTGGTCCTTTATAGACCGTCATACTATTTCCTGTCGATACATCACTTATAGAACATCACTTGGACTTCAGTAGTCCGCACCATCACACATCACAATGGCTCAACCAATGCCCGATTACCAACAGCAATTCTCCAACGAGTCTCCTCACGACTCTGACAAGACTCTGGAGCGTCAGACAACTGCTGcccatcaacaagctcatcctcatctctaCGCCCATCCCTCAAATATCCATCCCGCTTTCGGTGGTGCCCTGCAACCAGGTCTCTGGAAGCCTGTTGAGCACCGCAAGTTCGCCAACCCAGCTCCTCTAGGACTATGCGCTTTCGCTCTCACAACCTTTGTCCTATCATGCATCAACATGCACGTCCGTGGTGAATCTTCACCTGCTATTGCTATTCCTGTGGCCTTTGGCTATGGTGGCCTTGTTCAGCTTTGCGCTGGCATGTGGTATGTTGTACTTCCCACTCAACTTATACATCTTATCTAACATATACACAGGGAAATGGCTGTTGGAAACACTTTCGGTGCTACCGCCCTATCATCATACGGAGGCTTCTGGATCGCCTATGGTCTTCTCTTGACACCAACATGGAACGTCCTCGGCGCCGATGGTCCTTACGAGGGTGATACTGGTTCCGTCATGGGCTTCTTTCTTACTGGCTGGTGGATCTTCACAACactcctcctcatctgcaCCCTCAAGTCCACCCTTGcattcttctccctcttcttcttcctcgacaTCTGCTTCCTCCTACTTGCATGCGAGAACTATGCTCACGACTTGGGCAACCA encodes the following:
- a CDS encoding related to Y.lipolytica glyoxylate pathway regulator GPR1 — encoded protein: MAQPMPDYQQQFSNESPHDSDKTLERQTTAAHQQAHPHLYAHPSNIHPAFGGALQPGLWKPVEHRKFANPAPLGLCAFALTTFVLSCINMHVRGESSPAIAIPVAFGYGGLVQLCAGMWEMAVGNTFGATALSSYGGFWIAYGLLLTPTWNVLGADGPYEGDTGSVMGFFLTGWWIFTTLLLICTLKSTLAFFSLFFFLDICFLLLACENYAHDLGNHSAQLALQKAAGLFGFLAAFMAWYNALAGLQDSSNSFFQVPVIHFPWSDEGRAHRHHKAEQNLA